A stretch of DNA from Triticum dicoccoides isolate Atlit2015 ecotype Zavitan chromosome 2A, WEW_v2.0, whole genome shotgun sequence:
CGTTGTCCAAGGAGGAGTGTTAGGAATATATTAGCTTAGATCCTAAGCCAACTAGGCATTTATTAGATTGGCTTACATCTTGAGCTAATTAGGTAGTTAGTACTTTTTGTCCAAACGCTGCGTCCCTTTGAGAGGATGCGAACCTTGTGAAGCAACCTTTGTATGCATCCGTTGGCGACATATAAATATCCAACTCAATCATCAATACAATCACTTAATTCTCTCaaaccattttttcttcaatcTCTGTTTAAGACTTTTGTCCGTAGGGAGTCACACCTTTGACACCGTATATGCGCCAGCTCGGCCTACGGGTAAGTGCGCCTCTATTGGCATGGCAGCATACAACACCAATTAACGCGTCTCCcagggacgagacttgcctgctctccATGCATGCCCATCTTTGCTTTCGCATACATgtcttgatttgattggaacaaaataagatcCAACCCcatccccttaaaatcaggggggtgattagattagaaaggaaaaagaaaaaagacagccgtaggatgaagtgggagcacggatggaagtatggggagggagcaggcaagccggatccgtcTCCCAGGACTCTAGGTTCCATTTCTGGGTATACTTTCGTAGGTGtgtctaaataaataaaaattgaagGAGCAAAACATAAAAATTCCACTAGTCTTGCTGGAGTTTGAGAATTCAGCAGCCTGTCAACTTGGGGTTCTCACTTGAAAACTCCAACAAAGAAATAGCGTTGCAATGTATCATCTGTATGCCTAATGCCAAATTTGTCAAGTATTATGAATCTGACTTGGAACATTAAGAGACAGCAGGACAGAAGTGGAATGATCCACCATCCATGTTTTTTTCACCCAAAACATCACATCTGCTATTTGCTTTTGAGAAAAAAAGAGAAGTGAATCTTTTATTGGACCTTACTTGAGCATAACATGCAGCAGACTAATCCAGCTATTCACATAGTACATAGCTTAATGAAATGGGTGTGGCTAGGTCTCAATAGACTAAGATCATATCCAgccgttgccccccccccccccaggaggcataaaaatcgccccctgggggcgagccggtgaTAGAATCGGCGCTGGGAGCGATTGGGCATtcagtcgtcgcccccaggcgccgagatTGGCCCAgtttttgggccactttcggcgaaTAAAAGGCCCCGTATGGGCGATAATCGACCCATATTCGACGTGGTTCACCgtggctcggcgttcaattataaacataaatattttttttatcacatagttcatcatagaaaatcaaataattcaacaaaatagtgcaacaacaaatagttcaatacaaattatattgttcaacaaataaaaactcatatttcatcacacgtcgagcccgacgtcgcccttgagcctccataggtgctccaccagatcctgctgcagttgatgatgcacctgtgggtctcggacctcctgacgcatactgaggtaggcaATCCAGGttaccggtagctggtgatcaacttcggttagaggaccctgcctgtagtatggttcagtgtcaaacactggctcttcctgctcgctctcgatgatcatgttgtgcaaaatgacacggcaagtcatgatctcccacatttgatctttcaaccaggtctgagcagggtagcggacaacagcaaatcgaaattggagcacaccaaaagcccgctcgacatccttcctgcaagcctcttgACACTTGGCAAAGTAGGACTTCTTGCTTCCTGGCACatcgtttgagatagtcttcacaaatgtagaccatctcggatagatgccatcagctaggtagtaccccttgttgtagtgtcgcccattgacctcgaagttcaccggaggagaacgaccttcaacaagcttggcaaagacaggggagcactgcagcacgttgatgtcattgtgagttccttgcataccaaaggagtgccaaatccagagatcATGTGTGGCCAccacctcaagtaccacactgcaaccgcctttggcgcctttgtacatcccctgccaagcaaataggcagttcttccatttccaatgcatgcagtcgatgcttccaagcatcccaagaaatcctcttgctgcattatgTGCTAGGattcgagcagtgtcttccgcattgggtgttcacaagtattgcggtccaaacactgccaccactgcccgacagaacttgcagAAACACtcaatgctggtggactcggccatgcgcccatagtcatcgagtgaatcaccgggagctccgtatgcaagcatcctcatcgctgtcgtgcacttctggatcgaggtgaatccaagtttgccggtgcaatctttcttgcacttgaagtagctgtcgaactcccggatggagttcacaatcctgaggaaaagctttcggctcatccgataacggcgccgaaatgttttgtcGCCGTGCAGTGGAGCGTCGGTGAAGTAGTCGGAGtaaagcatgcagtagccttcgagacgatgccggttctttgctttcacccgccccggcgccaaGCCACCTCGCCgcagcttttcattgctcgccagcagctgggcgagggtggcgagcaccatgagatgctcttcctcCTGGACGTCGGCTTCGACTTCCTCCTCCAACAACGCGACGAGCACTTCCTCATCATTTGAGTCCATctcgccgaggcaggcaaatcgtCGAACACCTTGCACGCCGGCGGGCATGTACCCGCCGCTAAATTGCCCCTCCGCGGCCAGAAACAGCCTGGCCGGAAGCGCCCAGCTGCAGGTGAAGGGGCTGCCTCGGCGAACCTCTGCTATTTTCTGGCGAGGATTGGCTATCTAGTGgcgaagggcggcgggcggcgccgggatacagctagtggcggccgagggcgcggggggtgggaggcgagtcggggaagaaaGACTTGACTTTTCACCTGACGGGGTGGGCCAGCCGCGCTTTTCCCTTACGCCGGAGCCCCCGATCGCCCCCAGTGCCCGGGTTCGGCCTGCGACCGCCGGGCCCAAAAACGGGCCGAACCGGCGCTTTTCGATGTTCTGGGACGCGACTAGGacgttttttggcgccggcgccgaaaaagtggcctgagAGGCCTGttcggggcgcggctggagatgctttaagacttaaccaagtctcagtcaagtgatatagcaatgtaagaagaaaaaggaaaaactcaaaacaaaattttgcataAATCTTCATGCAAAATCAAAAGAAGATAATATCGACTGAGACATAACGAAGTCTCAGACGACTGTGACTTAGCAAAACTGTAATGAAATATATGTGAAGATGCACACTTGAGCACAGTAAGAAGCATTACTGTACTGAAGAGGGATgcttttattatttcttaaagaagTTGTAATTAATAATCATCCGTTAGATTACGGCTGGAGGAGCTAGTCGCTTGAGACGACGATCACTTGCAGGGAGGAAGTGGAGTCCCACACAGTCCCTTGTTGTGCTGGAAGCAGTACTGATCAAACCGATCCATGTTGCCGCCGATGGGCACTCTGCCGCTGAGGCGGTTGTAGCTGACGTTCAAGTACTGCAGCGTGGCCACCTGCGGGGGCAGCACACCGTAGACGTCGTTGTGGCTGATGTCCAGCATGCCGAGCTGCGACGGCAGCGTCACTGCAGAGAGGTTGAAGCTGAAGGAGTTGCGCGACAGGTCCAGCTTCTCCAGCGACTTGTTCAGGCCGAACAGGACCGAGGCCTCGCCGGCGAGGGCGTTGTGCGACAGGTCGAGGCTTGAGAACCTCACGGCGGCCAAGTCGGCGGGGACGCCGCCGGTGAGGTTGTTGTGGGAGAGGCTGAGGTAGGCCGTGTCGTTGGTCCTGCCGAGGAGGAGATGCGGTATGGTCCCCTTGAGGCGGTTGCCGCCGAGGTcgaggaaggagaggttggggacgtCGGCGAGCGACGCCGGGATGGGGCCCGTGAGCGAGTTGAAGGAGAGCCTGAGGTAGGTGAGCTTGGTGAGCCTCGACAGGAACGGAGGCACGGGGCCGGATATGCCCGTGTAGGAGACGTCGATGAAGTTGAGGTTGGAAAGCCGGGCGAGGTCGCGCGGGAGCGTGCCGTTCACGCCCGGCACGTGGATGAGGACGAGCTGCTGCAGCGCGGTGAGGCGGGCGACGGAGGCGCCGGGCAAGGGCCCCACGAGGCTGGCGTCGCGGAGGAAGGAGACGGCCACCACGCGGCGTAAGGTGTACGGGGAGGCGGAGAGGTCGCAGAAGACGCTGATCCACTCGCAGCAGGGGTTGTCCGGAGTCCACGACTGGAAGTAGGAGGCGTTGCCGAAGCCCGCCTTGATGGCCAGCAGCGCCGCCTTGTCGCCGGCGTGGCATTCGTTCTTCGTCCGTGCTGCCGGAGCCGCAGCCGCTACTGCGGCGAGGAGCACGGCGAGTGCCACGGTGGCGCAGCGTCCGAGTGATGAGGCGCGCATCTTCTTATCTTAATTTCGGAATGAATGGCGAGTGAGATGATGATGATGCTGGTTATGGAGAGACTCGCGCCATACCCATATATGTATACACTTGCAAGTTGCAACCGTgggtgcctgcctgcctgcctgcctgtttTCTGATTAATTTGTGCAGCTGCAGTCAATATGAAGCTAATTTGAGTGAAATGAGATCTTGCAATATCCGACGGGCTTCGTTTCTTGCCTCCTGCCAATTTAGGTGACCTGGTGGTCCATTCAAGTCAACCAGTAGCTACTCTGACTCACATGGGTGTGTTTGGCAATTAAGCATCATCTAATCATATATAgtctctccgttccaaaatagatgacccaattttatactaactttaggGAGTAAGTGATTGACCTAGAATTGGATCAAAGTAAGCGGGTTCTTGCCAGCATGCAGCTGCCTATTAAGCTTTTTGAATCTCCGTGGGCGTGGATTGATCTTCCAAGGTATATTAGAACCTGCGGCCAATTCAAGTGTAGGTCGTCATCGCTCGTGATGAAGTTGTAGCTAAGAACATCTCTAGCAGATCCCACAAATCAGACCATCGGTCAAACTATGCATCGTTAGCTATGACACCCTGCCTAAACAACTAGTAATGTCCACTTggattggatactcctagctagctcTCTTGCATAACGTGATAGACATGAAATTTACCCTCAAAATAGATATTGAACCAGAGAAGACCTGCTTCAGCAAGGGAGGGGCAATGACGGCGGCACATCTTCGACTTGCTTCAGTGCTTGTAATTGTTGATAGATGGTTTACGGATCTAGCTGTAATTTCTcgtgttcgttgtactaccatgattgaagatgaatatattggaaattttctcgcaaaaaaatagAACCAGAGAAGACCTGCTATATCAGATACNNNNNNNNNNNNNNNNNNNNNNNNNNNNNNNNNNNNNNNNNNNNNNNNNNNNNNNNNNNNNNNNNNNNNNNNNNNNNNNNNNNNNNNNNNNNNNNNNNNNNNNNNNNNNNNNNNNNNNNNNNNNNNNNNNNNNNNNNNNNNNNNNNNNNNNNNNNNNNNNNNNNNNNNNNNNNNNNNNNNNNNNNNNNNNNNNNNNNNNNNNNNNNNNNNNNNTAGGCCATGTGCTGGCCCATACCTTTTTAAAAATTTGAGTGCCAACAATGGCAAAATAATTTTACTAGACACTCTCTATCTCGTTCTATCCAGTTCTCCTAATTATGTTTTTGCTTAGATTTACTCCGGTCCATGGACATAATGGAATACTGGTTGTATCGGAATTGTGCACTTGTCTATTATTTGTGACATTGTCTATTAATATTTTTTTATGATTAATCTATTTCTCGGCAATACATATTCACAACTTTTTATTGGTTCATCCGCAAAAAAAATTATTGGTTGATGCCTCTTGTACTCACACTGCATTTGTATTCGTAATTATAATGACATGGAAGGAACACAATTATTTGTATTTACAGATATAATGTCATGAAAACAGTGCAGACAAAAACTTTGTTTAATTTTTCCTTTTTCCAGATCAACTTACGAGCAGTGGCATGTGAGGGATGAAATTCATATCAAATGTCATACAAGGAACTTCAAAAAATTTGATGGCTTGTAAGGCATCACATATTGTTATCTTGAATTGTTCGAGGGTGTAAATTTGAATCATAATTTTATTTAGAGGGTCAAACGGAATAGTATTAAAATAATACTATCAGACCTATTATCAAAACTAAACTTTGCAGTCTCGTTAGCCACCATAGTGTCCCTCATGTTCATCTTCAATATCTTTATATCCACCATCAGCTTAGACACATTCAATGCATCCTTCTTTAAATCCATCAGAGTAGGCCTGTCAACATACTCCTTTCCAAACACAGAAGCCCCAAAAGAACTGTCAGTTTTCAAAATAACGGGCTTGTCAAGAGTGGTACCAATATACAGGCCGGATTGCTCTTAGTTTCGCTTCCTTGATGCTATGGCAAGCTCCAATGTAATCCCAAGAGGAGATGATAACTTGTGGGAATTATTGAGGAGAGTAAAAATAGGCTTCCTCCATTTAAATTGTGGAACTTAATAGGCGCATCCTCGGAAGAACCAAAACAAGAGGAATAACATTCTCAGCTGCGGGCCAAGTGACAGTATGGTCGCAGTGAAGCCTAGGTTGCTTTATCGAATTCTAGGGTGTGTTTTGTTTTGGGACAAGGTGGAACCAGGCGAAGACGGGACGATCCCAGATAGtgtttaggcctcctttggttcatagggtaggaaaactaTAGGAATAAAAAAGTCATAGAAAAtaagagatgacatgcatctcaaatcctataAGTAGTAATAGGAAAGGAGATGTCATTTGTTTTACATCATaagattttttccattgagtctaggttaatatttattttcctatgaaatgtgaaggatatGAAG
This window harbors:
- the LOC119352023 gene encoding polygalacturonase inhibitor-like; its protein translation is MRASSLGRCATVALAVLLAAVAAAAPAARTKNECHAGDKAALLAIKAGFGNASYFQSWTPDNPCCEWISVFCDLSASPYTLRRVVAVSFLRDASLVGPLPGASVARLTALQQLVLIHVPGVNGTLPRDLARLSNLNFIDVSYTGISGPVPPFLSRLTKLTYLRLSFNSLTGPIPASLADVPNLSFLDLGGNRLKGTIPHLLLGRTNDTAYLSLSHNNLTGGVPADLAAVRFSSLDLSHNALAGEASVLFGLNKSLEKLDLSRNSFSFNLSAVTLPSQLGMLDISHNDVYGVLPPQVATLQYLNVSYNRLSGRVPIGGNMDRFDQYCFQHNKGLCGTPLPPCK